One Candidatus Marsarchaeota archaeon DNA segment encodes these proteins:
- a CDS encoding TRAM domain-containing protein, which translates to MSVTPEDIAEGMEYDLKVDAKGARGEGIGKAGDFVIFIKNAKTRIGNSYRVRITKLHRTFGYAELSDAKRQFIGNGSVVEL; encoded by the coding sequence ATGAGCGTGACGCCAGAGGATATAGCGGAAGGAATGGAATACGACCTGAAGGTGGACGCGAAGGGTGCCCGCGGCGAAGGCATTGGCAAGGCAGGGGACTTCGTGATTTTCATAAAGAACGCGAAGACCCGCATAGGCAACAGCTATAGGGTCAGGATAACCAAGCTGCACAGGACCTTCGGCTATGCCGAGCTCAGCGACGCGAAACGGCAGTTCATCGGCAACGGCAGCGTGGTCGAGCTCTGA
- a CDS encoding winged helix-turn-helix domain-containing protein has translation MAIRIVIRSVEKPTIKKPEDLIDWFCEVFGIGTESGAADAEERIFKAFAYAAFENKGLSSSDPSLRQGLARSTVIYHLNRLISMGLITKQGRKYHLRANEMSKVIEELEYDINREMMRMLDAAHEFDRLMLRQRRTRSPRAKISKER, from the coding sequence ATGGCCATAAGGATAGTCATAAGGTCTGTCGAGAAGCCGACCATCAAGAAGCCAGAGGACCTGATAGACTGGTTCTGCGAGGTCTTCGGCATAGGCACCGAGAGCGGTGCGGCCGACGCCGAGGAGCGCATATTCAAGGCGTTTGCATATGCGGCGTTCGAGAACAAAGGTTTATCAAGCTCGGACCCCAGCTTAAGGCAGGGCCTTGCAAGGAGCACAGTTATATACCATCTCAACAGGCTCATCAGCATGGGTCTGATAACGAAGCAGGGCCGCAAGTACCACCTGCGCGCCAACGAGATGTCGAAGGTGATAGAGGAGCTGGAGTATGACATCAACAGGGAGATGATGCGAATGCTCGATGCTGCGCACGAGTTCGACAGGCTGATGCTGCGCCAGCGCAGGACGCGCAGTCCACGGGCCAAGATAAGCAAGGAGAGGTGA
- a CDS encoding transcription initiation factor IIB, whose translation MNVASANPKVCPSCGSTDLIFDSERGEVVCNNCGLVIEENVTDTGPEWRAFDTDQRNARARTGAPMKYTRPNKGLVTEIDLYNKDIRGVRIPSKRQAQLYRMRKWHKRASIASSSERNYLIALPELNRVSSYLGLPENIRENAALLYRKCVQNNLIRGRPIETVVQAVIYAACRKAGMPRTLDEIANISGLPKKEIGRAYRAISHELGLKIPLTDPVSYVPRYVNALKLSGEAQEKAVGLLRNAMRKGLVSGRSPTGVSAAAVYIAGALAGERRTQKEVADVAGVTEVTIRNRYRELKEQLNLDVNL comes from the coding sequence ATGAATGTGGCTAGCGCAAATCCTAAAGTGTGCCCGAGCTGCGGGAGCACTGATCTTATATTCGACAGCGAGCGCGGAGAGGTAGTCTGTAACAACTGTGGCCTTGTAATAGAGGAGAACGTGACTGACACCGGCCCGGAATGGAGGGCGTTCGACACGGACCAGCGCAATGCAAGGGCGCGCACCGGCGCGCCGATGAAGTACACGAGGCCTAACAAAGGCCTTGTGACTGAGATAGACCTGTACAACAAGGACATACGCGGCGTGCGCATACCGTCAAAGAGGCAGGCGCAGCTCTACAGGATGCGCAAGTGGCACAAGCGCGCGAGCATAGCGAGCTCGAGCGAGAGGAACTATCTCATAGCATTGCCAGAGCTGAACCGCGTCTCCAGCTATCTCGGACTGCCGGAGAACATAAGGGAGAATGCCGCTTTGCTCTACAGGAAATGCGTGCAGAACAACCTTATAAGGGGCAGGCCGATCGAGACCGTGGTGCAGGCGGTAATCTACGCTGCGTGCAGGAAGGCCGGCATGCCAAGGACGCTCGACGAGATAGCGAACATATCCGGGCTGCCGAAGAAGGAGATAGGCAGGGCCTACAGGGCCATATCCCACGAGCTCGGCCTGAAGATACCGCTTACCGATCCGGTAAGCTACGTGCCAAGGTACGTCAACGCCCTTAAGCTGAGCGGCGAGGCGCAGGAGAAGGCCGTCGGCCTGCTCAGGAACGCGATGCGCAAGGGGCTCGTGTCGGGCAGGAGCCCGACAGGCGTAAGCGCCGCTGCTGTGTACATAGCAGGCGCGCTTGCGGGCGAGCGGCGCACGCAGAAGGAGGTGGCTGACGTGGCAGGCGTGACTGAAGTGACGATAAGGAACAGGTACAGGGAGCTGAAGGAGCAGCTCAATCTGGACGTGAACCTGTGA
- a CDS encoding beta-CASP ribonuclease aCPSF1, producing MEDKPQDKEDQTKLRNGELFGKIEELLPKEAGFVKADFEGPDIVVTVKKIAAVYSDETVIRSIAGAIKKKLVVRSDSSALMEPEKALEVINAIVPKEAVTSNIRFVADFSEVLIEALKPGLVIGKGGSTLKEIAIKTGWVPKVLRTPTMNSDTIRGVRQLLYNESDFRKKFLHRVGQNINKVILKSEWLKATALGGFREVGRSSLLLETPHSKVIIDCGISPEPGVKGLDANAGGETNKAFPYLDSANFSINELDAVVLTHGHMDHMGFIPYLFKYGYDGPVYCTPPTRDLAALLLNDYIKLVQRSGGTPLYDEKDVRKMLMHMVTRDYSEVTNITDELKLTYHNAGHILGSALVHLHVGEGMYNIVHTGDMKYGFTRLFDPANTRFPRMDALFIESTYGGPNDITPNRHDAENALMETIGRTIGNGGKVLIPLFAVGRSQELQLVLESYMMGENSQYKLDVPVYLDGMILDASAIHTAYPEYLKEGLRSRILNNRSPFESELFEVVKGEREQVFEKGPAIILASGGMMNGGASVEYFRRLAEDPKNTLVFVGYNSSNSLGRRLQNGTSEVPLPDEDGKLMPVKVNMGIKTVEGFSGHSDRRQLISFVEKLNVRPKSIFTMHGEEQKCEDLARTLGRVAHADSRAPMNLDSIRLK from the coding sequence TTGGAGGACAAGCCACAAGACAAGGAAGACCAGACGAAGCTCCGCAACGGGGAGCTCTTCGGCAAGATCGAGGAGCTGCTTCCGAAGGAGGCAGGCTTCGTCAAGGCGGACTTCGAAGGCCCTGACATAGTCGTCACGGTCAAGAAGATAGCAGCGGTATACAGCGACGAGACGGTAATAAGGAGCATAGCCGGGGCCATAAAGAAGAAGCTCGTCGTGAGGAGCGACAGCTCCGCGCTCATGGAGCCCGAGAAGGCGCTCGAGGTCATAAACGCCATAGTGCCGAAGGAAGCCGTGACTAGCAACATACGGTTCGTGGCAGATTTCAGCGAGGTGCTGATAGAGGCGCTCAAGCCAGGCTTAGTTATAGGCAAGGGCGGCAGCACCCTCAAAGAGATAGCGATAAAGACAGGCTGGGTGCCGAAGGTTCTGCGCACGCCCACCATGAACAGCGACACGATACGCGGAGTGCGCCAGCTCCTGTACAACGAAAGCGACTTCAGGAAGAAGTTCTTGCATAGGGTGGGGCAGAACATCAACAAGGTTATACTCAAGAGCGAGTGGCTCAAGGCGACGGCCCTCGGCGGCTTCCGCGAGGTCGGCAGGAGCTCATTGCTACTCGAAACGCCGCACTCGAAGGTGATAATAGACTGCGGCATAAGCCCGGAGCCGGGCGTGAAGGGACTCGACGCAAATGCCGGCGGCGAGACGAACAAGGCCTTCCCTTACTTAGACAGCGCCAACTTCTCGATAAACGAGCTTGATGCGGTGGTGCTGACGCACGGCCACATGGACCACATGGGCTTCATACCCTACCTTTTCAAGTACGGCTACGACGGCCCGGTCTACTGCACGCCGCCCACGCGAGACCTCGCCGCGCTGCTGCTCAACGACTACATAAAGCTCGTGCAGAGGAGCGGGGGTACGCCGCTCTACGACGAAAAGGACGTGAGGAAGATGCTCATGCACATGGTCACGCGCGACTACAGCGAGGTGACCAACATAACAGACGAGCTGAAGCTCACGTACCACAACGCGGGCCACATACTCGGCAGCGCGCTTGTGCACCTGCATGTCGGAGAAGGCATGTACAACATAGTGCACACCGGCGACATGAAGTACGGCTTCACGCGATTATTTGACCCTGCCAACACACGCTTCCCGCGGATGGACGCGCTGTTCATAGAGAGCACGTACGGTGGCCCGAACGACATAACGCCGAACAGGCACGATGCGGAAAATGCGCTGATGGAGACCATAGGGCGCACCATAGGCAACGGGGGCAAGGTGCTAATACCGCTATTCGCGGTGGGCAGGAGCCAGGAGCTCCAGCTCGTTCTGGAGAGCTACATGATGGGAGAGAACAGCCAATACAAGCTCGACGTGCCGGTCTATCTGGACGGCATGATACTCGATGCCAGCGCTATACACACTGCCTATCCAGAGTACCTGAAGGAGGGGCTCAGGAGCCGCATACTGAACAACAGGAGCCCATTCGAGAGCGAGCTGTTCGAGGTGGTGAAGGGCGAGCGCGAGCAGGTGTTTGAGAAGGGGCCAGCGATAATACTCGCGAGCGGGGGCATGATGAACGGAGGCGCGAGCGTGGAATATTTCAGGCGCCTGGCCGAAGACCCGAAGAACACGCTTGTCTTCGTGGGCTACAACAGCAGCAACTCGCTCGGCAGGCGCCTGCAGAACGGCACCAGCGAGGTTCCACTGCCTGACGAGGACGGCAAGCTCATGCCGGTAAAGGTGAACATGGGGATCAAGACTGTCGAGGGCTTCTCGGGCCACAGCGACAGGCGCCAGCTCATAAGCTTCGTGGAGAAGCTCAACGTCAGGCCAAAGAGCATATTTACCATGCATGGGGAGGAGCAGAAGTGCGAGGACTTGGCAAGGACGCTGGGAAGGGTGGCGCACGCGGACAGCAGGGCGCCAATGAACCTCGATTCGATAAGATTGAAGTGA
- a CDS encoding nucleotide exchange factor GrpE, whose protein sequence is MADKKDNDANGAKNGQEGGKPNTKEPTVTKQEYDELKERMLRIAAEFDNYKKRTKADIDNAKGIGKAEVIKGILPVLDEFELAMMAVSNAEPTLAKGVEMVFSNLVEALAREGLKAIETDGMYDPYKHEIVLAMESDKKPGTILQVTKKGYTVNGIMIRPASVIIAVGSEAKEGIEEKDDINKNNKGE, encoded by the coding sequence TTGGCAGATAAAAAAGATAATGATGCAAATGGAGCCAAGAACGGACAGGAAGGAGGGAAGCCAAATACCAAAGAGCCAACTGTGACCAAGCAGGAGTACGACGAGCTCAAGGAGCGCATGCTGCGCATCGCGGCAGAGTTCGACAACTACAAGAAGCGCACAAAGGCCGACATAGACAATGCCAAGGGCATCGGCAAGGCAGAGGTAATAAAGGGCATACTGCCAGTTCTTGACGAGTTCGAGCTCGCCATGATGGCAGTAAGCAATGCGGAGCCCACGCTTGCGAAGGGCGTTGAGATGGTGTTCTCCAATCTTGTTGAGGCGCTGGCAAGGGAAGGGCTCAAGGCCATAGAAACAGACGGCATGTACGACCCGTACAAGCACGAGATCGTGCTGGCCATGGAGAGCGACAAGAAGCCAGGCACCATATTGCAGGTGACCAAGAAGGGCTACACGGTGAACGGCATAATGATACGGCCGGCTTCGGTCATAATCGCGGTCGGCAGCGAGGCCAAGGAAGGCATCGAAGAGAAAGATGATATTAACAAAAACAACAAGGGCGAATAA
- the psmB gene encoding archaeal proteasome endopeptidase complex subunit beta codes for MSERDVKRYMKGTTTVGIVCTDGVVIGADSRATMDTFIASTEARKVWKIDDNLGMTIAGLVGDAQELIRILKIQNEIYKMNENRPLSPRSAATLLSVILQENKMLPFYVQLIVGGVDGEGGQLYNLDAAGGYSEETKFTSTGSGSLTALGYLEDMYKPGITTKEAIRGTYRALNIAMKRDSATGNTITIAAITKAGYEEYTGKDLDKILSQAK; via the coding sequence ATGAGTGAGAGAGATGTTAAGAGGTACATGAAGGGCACGACGACCGTTGGCATAGTGTGTACTGACGGCGTAGTAATCGGCGCGGATTCGCGCGCAACCATGGACACGTTCATAGCGAGCACCGAGGCCAGGAAGGTATGGAAGATAGACGACAATCTTGGCATGACCATAGCAGGCCTGGTGGGTGACGCGCAGGAGCTGATACGCATACTTAAGATACAGAACGAGATCTACAAGATGAATGAGAACAGGCCGCTGTCGCCGAGGAGCGCCGCGACTCTGCTCTCTGTCATACTGCAGGAGAACAAGATGCTGCCTTTCTACGTCCAGCTCATAGTCGGAGGGGTTGACGGCGAGGGTGGCCAGCTCTACAATCTCGATGCGGCAGGAGGCTACTCTGAGGAAACCAAGTTCACAAGCACAGGGAGCGGCTCGCTGACGGCGCTCGGCTATCTGGAGGACATGTACAAGCCGGGCATAACGACGAAGGAGGCAATAAGGGGCACGTATAGGGCCCTCAACATCGCCATGAAGCGCGACTCCGCAACGGGCAACACCATAACCATAGCCGCCATAACCAAGGCGGGCTACGAGGAATACACGGGCAAGGACCTTGACAAGATACTCAGCCAGGCCAAGTAG
- a CDS encoding LamG domain-containing protein: MLGQARGRRSKGQIAFEFIIVYSFVLVLFLVLFGLVALQRSTTLNAQQYASMQLVAQDISSYIDQALVAGSGYNATLSMPVASSLQPYNLFITSDGAVIANETVGKTLITAIAYSSARNLLINGTISSAYNGITVYSVPAYTGLLKVANENGVVYIDAQPPNPATYARQLSTEVIAETKAAQFNGQSSVVIPPSPFSNNVMCNVTLAAWSYDSGMVSSGSEGGVVGLYGGGWDDIEYNDGSLRFELRNTSTGNSWGVSQSFKGRWIFTALVLSNGHPTGYINGVDYPGGANYIGCIGLPDMNGIGRWDRYFNGSIANVQIYSTALSQAQVSQLYQEGISGTPISNAGLVGWWPLDGNANDYSGNGNNGVPNYVNYSNVAQVNVHASTGSAADSTNTLIGAAPSFGSLSVTSNTSDLSSVTDPAGNATVFVTSNSPIGMANVTINAFSSANSLQSHLVGWWPLDEGYGSVAHDMSGNGNNGTFVSPSWAPFANTSAFQAAEFNGQGAGTYTGTLGSYINVSSSPVLKPTHLTVGAWVEANSDTPWMFVAGVQATASDGSYYLSMTGNSIGEMTFGTYNSTVAVRTNSTPLQLGKWYYVVGTYNGTNASIFINGKLSGSVPDSQLIYYIPSKLFRIGNLAGFDDWNGIISNVQVYNTSLTAQQIAQQYSAGITAMPLSNTGLVGWWPLDGNANDYSIYANGGTATSVTYSNMQTVSSSLQDIPVANLSNSGYISTGDTNLPTGNSARSVFAWVETPSVPSTFEIIYSYGSTISNEWSSLHLGSGGVVCFSNYGPNYCTTSTLAPKKWYLVGYTYTSGTVTAYIDGVPQTVATGLSLSTTLPASDPADIGKCSDTSCGGTPYYFNGKIAGIQVYNTSLTQQQVQQLYAQGLPLYAKVNVSLS, from the coding sequence ATGCTGGGGCAGGCCAGGGGGCGACGGAGCAAGGGCCAGATCGCCTTCGAGTTCATAATAGTATACTCGTTCGTGCTTGTATTGTTCCTTGTGCTGTTCGGGCTCGTCGCCTTGCAGAGATCCACGACGCTCAATGCGCAGCAATACGCATCGATGCAGCTCGTGGCGCAGGACATATCCAGCTACATAGACCAGGCGCTCGTGGCAGGGAGCGGCTACAACGCCACGCTGAGCATGCCTGTGGCAAGCTCGCTCCAGCCATACAACCTGTTCATAACATCTGACGGAGCAGTGATAGCGAACGAGACTGTGGGCAAGACGTTGATCACAGCCATAGCGTACAGCTCTGCAAGAAACCTGCTGATAAACGGCACCATCTCAAGCGCGTACAACGGCATAACGGTTTACAGCGTGCCGGCATATACAGGATTGCTCAAGGTGGCAAACGAAAATGGAGTGGTTTACATAGACGCACAGCCACCGAATCCTGCAACATACGCCAGGCAGCTCAGCACAGAAGTCATAGCTGAAACGAAAGCGGCGCAGTTCAATGGGCAGAGCAGCGTAGTGATCCCCCCTTCTCCATTTTCAAACAATGTCATGTGTAATGTAACCCTAGCAGCGTGGTCGTATGATTCTGGAATGGTATCGTCAGGATCCGAAGGAGGTGTTGTAGGCCTTTACGGCGGTGGTTGGGATGACATTGAGTATAACGATGGCTCACTTAGATTTGAACTAAGAAACACATCGACGGGAAATTCATGGGGTGTGTCTCAGTCCTTTAAAGGTAGATGGATATTTACCGCACTTGTACTGAGCAATGGTCACCCCACAGGATATATAAATGGAGTCGATTATCCAGGTGGCGCAAATTATATAGGGTGTATAGGGCTTCCTGACATGAATGGGATAGGCAGGTGGGATAGATATTTCAACGGATCTATCGCTAACGTACAAATTTACAGTACCGCACTCTCGCAGGCGCAGGTTTCGCAGCTTTACCAGGAGGGCATATCCGGAACGCCGATAAGCAATGCAGGACTGGTGGGGTGGTGGCCTCTTGACGGCAACGCGAACGACTACAGCGGCAATGGAAATAATGGCGTGCCAAATTACGTGAATTACAGCAACGTGGCACAGGTGAATGTGCATGCCAGCACGGGCAGCGCAGCAGATAGCACAAACACTCTGATTGGGGCTGCTCCGAGCTTTGGCTCTCTTAGCGTTACGAGCAACACATCAGATTTATCATCTGTTACCGACCCTGCTGGAAATGCAACCGTGTTCGTGACGTCTAACTCGCCCATAGGCATGGCCAACGTGACAATCAACGCCTTCAGCTCGGCGAACAGCCTGCAGTCGCATCTTGTTGGATGGTGGCCGCTTGACGAAGGCTATGGCAGCGTGGCACACGACATGAGCGGCAATGGAAATAATGGCACGTTCGTGAGCCCGTCTTGGGCGCCGTTTGCGAACACATCCGCATTCCAGGCAGCGGAGTTCAACGGCCAGGGCGCTGGGACCTATACTGGTACGCTAGGGAGCTACATAAACGTGAGCAGCAGCCCCGTGCTCAAGCCAACGCACCTTACTGTGGGTGCTTGGGTCGAGGCCAATTCTGACACGCCATGGATGTTCGTGGCTGGAGTGCAGGCGACAGCTAGCGATGGCTCGTACTACCTTTCAATGACTGGCAACTCCATAGGGGAGATGACGTTCGGCACGTACAACAGCACAGTAGCCGTTCGCACCAACAGCACTCCGTTGCAGCTCGGCAAATGGTACTATGTGGTTGGCACTTACAATGGCACCAATGCGAGCATATTCATAAACGGCAAGCTCAGCGGCAGCGTGCCCGATTCCCAGCTGATCTATTATATCCCATCAAAGCTGTTCAGGATAGGCAACCTGGCCGGCTTCGATGACTGGAACGGCATAATATCGAACGTGCAGGTCTACAACACATCGCTCACGGCCCAGCAGATAGCGCAGCAATATTCAGCAGGCATCACTGCCATGCCGCTCAGCAATACCGGGCTTGTGGGATGGTGGCCGCTTGACGGCAATGCCAATGATTATTCAATATATGCAAACGGTGGCACTGCGACCAGTGTCACGTATAGCAATATGCAGACCGTCTCTTCATCGCTACAGGATATTCCGGTCGCAAACCTCAGCAACTCTGGGTATATATCTACTGGAGATACCAACTTGCCTACCGGAAACTCAGCAAGATCTGTTTTTGCATGGGTAGAAACCCCTTCAGTTCCATCGACCTTTGAAATAATATATTCCTACGGAAGCACCATAAGTAATGAATGGTCGTCACTCCATCTTGGAAGTGGCGGAGTCGTGTGCTTCTCGAACTACGGACCGAACTATTGTACTACATCGACGCTGGCACCGAAAAAATGGTATTTAGTTGGTTACACATATACCTCAGGCACTGTGACTGCATACATAGATGGCGTACCACAGACAGTTGCAACTGGTTTATCGCTATCTACAACTCTTCCCGCCTCTGATCCGGCCGATATTGGTAAATGCTCGGACACCAGTTGCGGTGGAACGCCGTATTATTTCAATGGAAAGATTGCGGGTATACAGGTTTACAACACATCGCTTACACAGCAGCAGGTGCAGCAGCTCTACGCGCAGGGATTGCCGCTCTACGCAAAGGTAAACGTATCGCTGAGCTGA
- the dnaK gene encoding molecular chaperone DnaK — MSKIIGVDLGTSNSAAAVLEGGRPSIIPSAEGTSLYGKAFPSYVAFTKDGQRLIGEPARRQAVANPTGTVTAFKRKMGTDYVYSIYGKDYKPQELSAMLLQKIKKDAETFLGEEVKQAVITVPAYFNDNQRQATKDAGAIAGLEVVRLVNEPTAACLAYGLDKSDKEMKILVYDLGGGTLDVTIMEFGKGVFEVKSTSGDTQLGGTDMDNLIVEFLVGEVSKLGVDVRKDPQAMQRLREAGEKAKIELSTVMSSEINLPFIAQKSGQPVHFTYSLTRAKLESIVLPIVERSAKPVMQALKDAKMEPNGLDKTILIGGPTRMPIVQRYIEQLLGKKIERGVDPMEAVALGAAVQAGVLTGEVKDILLLDVTPLTLAIETLGGVATPMIERNTTIPIKKTQIFTTAEDFQTSVPIHVTQGERTLAKDNIDLGRFTLTDLPPARRGTPQIEVTFDIDANGILHVTAKDKGTGKSQSMDIVAPHKMDKKDIEAKMEDAKKYEEADKKIREQVEARNDAESLIYTAEHTLDEYKDKVTKEDKERVEKAKDALAAAAKTDDIEGIRSKIEELKQVLGEVGGKFYKGQPGEGAEQGAPGPGSSPDPDEGAPGPEDSSATDADFKVEK, encoded by the coding sequence ATGAGCAAGATAATTGGAGTGGATTTAGGCACATCTAATAGCGCAGCGGCAGTGCTTGAGGGCGGACGCCCGTCAATAATCCCGAGCGCGGAGGGAACGTCGCTCTACGGCAAGGCGTTTCCGAGCTACGTGGCATTCACGAAGGACGGCCAGCGCCTGATAGGCGAGCCGGCCAGGCGGCAGGCCGTGGCGAACCCTACCGGCACTGTAACTGCATTCAAGCGCAAGATGGGCACAGACTACGTGTACAGCATATACGGCAAGGACTACAAGCCGCAGGAACTGTCGGCAATGCTGCTGCAGAAGATCAAGAAAGATGCAGAGACATTCCTGGGTGAGGAGGTCAAGCAGGCGGTCATAACAGTGCCTGCTTACTTCAACGACAACCAGCGCCAGGCCACGAAAGATGCGGGCGCAATCGCGGGCCTAGAGGTCGTCAGGCTGGTCAACGAGCCTACCGCGGCATGCCTGGCGTACGGCCTCGACAAGTCCGACAAGGAGATGAAGATACTGGTGTACGACCTCGGCGGAGGCACGCTCGACGTCACCATCATGGAGTTCGGAAAGGGCGTGTTCGAGGTGAAGAGCACGAGCGGCGACACGCAACTAGGCGGCACTGACATGGATAATCTCATAGTAGAGTTTCTGGTGGGCGAGGTGAGCAAGCTTGGCGTTGACGTGAGGAAGGACCCGCAGGCCATGCAGAGGCTGCGCGAGGCAGGCGAGAAGGCGAAGATCGAGCTCTCAACGGTCATGTCAAGCGAGATAAACCTGCCGTTCATAGCGCAGAAATCAGGGCAGCCTGTGCATTTCACTTATTCGCTCACAAGGGCGAAGCTCGAGAGCATAGTGCTGCCAATAGTAGAGCGCTCCGCCAAGCCGGTGATGCAGGCGCTCAAGGATGCGAAGATGGAGCCCAACGGTCTGGACAAGACAATACTGATAGGCGGCCCGACGCGCATGCCGATAGTGCAGCGCTACATAGAGCAGCTGCTCGGCAAGAAGATAGAGCGCGGCGTAGACCCGATGGAAGCAGTGGCTCTCGGCGCTGCTGTACAGGCAGGGGTGCTGACAGGCGAGGTCAAGGACATACTGCTGCTTGACGTGACGCCGCTCACCCTTGCGATCGAGACCCTTGGTGGCGTAGCCACGCCGATGATAGAGCGCAACACTACAATACCGATAAAGAAGACGCAGATATTCACCACAGCCGAAGACTTTCAGACCAGCGTGCCGATACACGTAACGCAGGGCGAGCGTACGCTCGCCAAGGACAACATAGACCTTGGCAGGTTCACACTGACAGATTTGCCGCCGGCGCGGAGGGGCACGCCGCAGATAGAGGTGACGTTCGACATAGACGCCAACGGCATACTCCACGTTACGGCCAAGGACAAGGGCACAGGCAAGAGCCAGAGCATGGACATAGTGGCGCCGCACAAGATGGACAAGAAGGACATAGAGGCCAAGATGGAGGACGCGAAGAAGTACGAAGAAGCAGACAAGAAGATCCGCGAGCAGGTCGAGGCCAGAAACGACGCGGAGTCGCTCATATACACGGCAGAGCACACCCTTGACGAGTATAAGGACAAGGTGACCAAGGAAGACAAGGAACGCGTAGAGAAGGCGAAGGACGCGCTCGCTGCTGCTGCGAAGACCGACGACATAGAGGGCATAAGGTCGAAGATAGAGGAGCTGAAGCAGGTGCTGGGCGAGGTCGGCGGCAAGTTCTATAAGGGCCAGCCTGGCGAGGGCGCCGAGCAAGGCGCTCCCGGTCCTGGCTCGAGCCCAGACCCTGACGAAGGTGCGCCGGGGCCTGAGGACAGCAGCGCTACAGATGCCGATTTCAAGGTAGAGAAGTGA
- the dnaJ gene encoding molecular chaperone DnaJ, protein MAKDYYDILGVKKSASADEIKGAYRALAMKYHPDKNKDPGAEEKFKEVNEAYAVLSDPEKRRQYDAYGPDVFNQRFTEEDIFRGFDFDQVFRSMGFNVGNMSGFGNIDDMFSSLFGMQTRQGRANDMGTDILARVSASLRDAAHGTTKRVSVRHIKVCPRCAGTGAEPGSSIVRCDRCGGTGQLKATRRTPFGMMQTISACPKCGGAGRVPEKVCRTCSGTGRVQGEDKIDVTIPRGISSGQRLRVKGMGDYGSDRHGNLYIDVIVEDDPNLERVGDDLHAQVDVPFYIAMLGGEVEVPTIDGSEPLRIEPGAQNGDKIPMRGRGMPHFERQGSGDEIVEVSISVPRKLTKEQRDLMEKFANEQPDDGQQGRGKKRKFGMF, encoded by the coding sequence ATGGCAAAAGACTACTACGACATACTGGGCGTAAAGAAGAGCGCCTCCGCTGACGAGATAAAGGGCGCCTACCGCGCTCTGGCCATGAAGTACCATCCGGACAAGAACAAGGACCCTGGCGCAGAAGAGAAGTTCAAGGAGGTTAATGAAGCCTATGCCGTGCTGAGCGATCCGGAAAAGCGCAGGCAGTACGACGCATATGGCCCTGATGTGTTCAACCAGCGCTTCACCGAAGAAGACATTTTCCGCGGCTTCGACTTCGACCAGGTCTTCAGGAGCATGGGCTTCAATGTCGGAAATATGTCAGGCTTCGGCAACATAGACGACATGTTCAGTAGCTTATTCGGTATGCAGACGCGCCAAGGCCGCGCGAATGACATGGGCACAGACATATTGGCGCGCGTGAGCGCGAGCCTGCGCGATGCTGCGCACGGCACCACAAAGCGCGTCTCTGTAAGGCACATCAAGGTGTGCCCGAGATGCGCTGGCACAGGCGCAGAGCCCGGTTCCAGCATAGTGAGGTGCGACAGGTGCGGAGGCACCGGCCAGCTGAAGGCCACAAGGCGCACGCCCTTCGGGATGATGCAGACGATAAGCGCCTGCCCCAAGTGCGGGGGTGCGGGCCGGGTGCCTGAGAAGGTGTGCAGGACGTGCTCAGGAACAGGCCGCGTGCAGGGCGAGGACAAGATAGATGTCACCATACCGAGAGGCATAAGCTCGGGCCAGAGGCTGCGCGTCAAGGGCATGGGCGACTACGGCTCAGACCGGCATGGCAACCTCTACATTGACGTTATCGTAGAAGACGATCCGAACCTCGAACGCGTCGGCGATGACCTCCACGCGCAGGTTGACGTACCATTCTACATCGCTATGCTGGGCGGCGAGGTGGAGGTGCCGACGATAGACGGCAGCGAGCCTCTGCGCATAGAGCCCGGGGCACAGAACGGCGATAAGATACCAATGAGAGGCAGGGGCATGCCGCATTTCGAGCGTCAGGGCAGCGGAGACGAGATCGTTGAGGTAAGCATAAGCGTGCCAAGAAAGCTGACGAAGGAGCAGCGCGACCTCATGGAGAAGTTCGCCAACGAGCAACCGGACGATGGCCAGCAAGGCCGCGGCAAGAAGAGGAAGTTCGGCATGTTCTGA